Sequence from the Castanea sativa cultivar Marrone di Chiusa Pesio chromosome 12, ASM4071231v1 genome:
ttgctaggggTAGGGGTTATGTTTTTTCTATTCGGTATGAATATttaatgtgattctttctaggattttatcaacaacatatttgattgtacaattagatttcttttgatttattagttcttccatgatttcaataagttcaatcatgtttctttattgtttagatgaatttctaatagtttcaaatagaaatcaggttttaaagtgaataggtttttttgaaaacttttctaaccgcattattaatctaggttatcatgcgttcttgaattgtctcagttcaactgaatcataagtatttaattgtataagaacaatcaattatgaaatatataatttcttagattacaaagaatttcatatcgatatagggaaacatcccgatgccctagtatttacattattgaattAAATCAGTTATCATTGTTATTTTGGTTTACAATTATCAGGCAAAAATTATTCcgctccttgtggttcgacctcggtactccgagaattatattgctatgATCTCTTGCACTTGGAAGTGAGTAAGCAGAGTGCTTTGTGGTCCCACTGTTTTTGAGATGTGTGATCTCTATTTGTTCCttcttaatttgaaattttttttatttttagcaagaaaactttgattgatttttgtaactttttgaaaaagattttgtCTTTAAGATTTGAAACTTGGAATTTGAAGTTTGAGACTTGGAATTGGAACTTGAAACCTatagattgaaaatttgaaatttggaatttggattttgaaaaaGTTGGCTTTAAGAAAGTGGGGGCCGAATTTTGGCCcccattttgactttttttttttttgctttctctcttccttcatcTTTCTTCCACCATTGACACTATCCACCTCCTTCTTCCACTTTCATTTCTTCCTTCATTTCACcatttcttctccaaaaaagtTACTTTCCCAAGCTTCTCAACGTTCCTTTACTTATCTCCCTCAATACTTTTttagatctttgtgttcttggCCATTTTACTACACACCCATTTTATGAAACCCATTTCcacatttctcttttctttgcaCAACAATGTCATCCTCTTCCAATAGGTCTTCTTTTCTCACTTTCCATGGAAAACAATACCAGCCATCTCTTGAGTGGAATGATGGAGAAGGGCTCCTCCAAGACCCCAAGATCCATGCTCCACATTCCAACATGAACTTCAAAGtgagtttttgttgttgttgggaaATGTGTTGATTTCATGCTTCATTGAAAGTTTGGTGTTGAGATATTGTCATTTGGTCATTGTTTGCTTTTGTTGAATTTTGGACATTGTATGGTTGATTGTGTTGAATTGTTgagcttttttgttttggtatgGTGTAACTTGGATAATGTTAATGGCTCATGAATTTTGGCAATGTAGGGTATGTGGTATTGTTGGATGAATTTAGACTTGAATTTTGGGGCATTGAAGTCATGGAAATTTGTTGTGTATGCTTGTttgaacaaattcatttttgatGAATGTGGAAATTTTGGacatggaaaatttttgttggacatagtaaaattttggtgggatattggaaaaattttggttggaCATCGATTTTTGATCatggaaaatttttttgaacATGTGATTTTGGtcatgggaaattttttttgatggcATGGAAATTTTGGCAaggaatgagattttttttttgttggcatgAGAATTTTTTGAACATGGGAATTTGGCATGcgaaaattttttgttggcaTGGAAATTTTGGTATGGAAAATTTTTTGAACATGTGATGATGGGCCAAATCTTTGTGTTGCAGAACCTTAAGAGTCTGTTTGGTttgaggagtggaaaagtgggagaatggaaaattgtgggaggatgaaaaatatttagttttccgtcttgtgtgttcggttggaggagtggaaaagtgggagggtggaaaactcttttgttcagttggagagaaaaatggaaagatggaaaatgtaatttatataaattgactattatactcttattacataatatgtaagaaatagatttatttgtactcattacataatataaaatttatcacatcatatatataaatttatattattatttttattattgtaatgtaaaaattagattaggtcacgttgagaaaaaagaagaagaagaatgttcaggtaacgttgaaaaaaaaaaaaaaagaacgttcAAGtaaagttgaaaagaaaaaagaaaaagaaaatcgaAGAACGTTCAGGTGTAacgttgaaaaaagaaaaagaaaaaaaaagagaacgtTTAGGTGTAAcgttgaagaaaagaaaaaaaaaaagaaaaaaagaaagagagaatgtTTAGGtgtaacgttgaaaaaaaaaaaagagagagaagagaacgttgaaaaaaaataggtgGGAAGAGGGTATTTTTGTGAAAGTGCTACCATAACACTTTTCTCTCCAGATTTTTCTTCcgatttggaaagaaaaaaaacgtgggcccggagagaaaactttctccctagttttctctccttcctattttccttccctAAACGAACAGtggaaaacaatattttccaccttattttccttcctctattttccatcctccctattttccaCCCAAATAGACGGACCCTAAGAGTCAAGGTAGCCTCCAAAGGCTAAAAGGCATATAGGAAGTATTGTCTCTAGATATCAGGAACGTCATTAATGATGAGGGCTTTTATACTTTCTTCGAGGCTTTATTGAATCAAGAGACTCATGAGTACAAGGACCTCTAGTCACTCCTTACTTTTTCAAAGCGTTTTTGGGATACAACATGTACTTTTCATTTTTCGGGCATTGGAGAAGTGATGTTAACACCTTACGACTTCTCCGTCACCACCGGCTTGAGATTGGGTGGTGAAAGAATCAAGGTCAATGATTTCCATACTCCAAAGGAGATTAAGAGTCTTTTAGGTGTAGTGCCTTCGAAAATGAAGAGTAAAAATGTCCCTTTGATGTGGCTGTATGAGAATATTGAGAGCTATAAAACTATGGCAATGGGTACCTGCATGTTCATGCTCCTCTTCATTAGGACCTTCTTATGTCCAGACTTAGGCAGTACTGCGAACTTGTGCTATTTGTGGGTCTGAGAAATATCGATCAACTCAAAAATTATGATTGGGGTGGCATGGCTTATGCTACCCTTTTGCACTTCATGAACTAGCTTTCTCGGCATAGCCTCTCAAGCTTAGGTGGTGCACCATTTGTCTAGCAAGTGGGGTTTGGAATTTTTGGCCATGTGTgggttttgtttgaaaattgttttggcTATGTCATAATGATGTGTGTTGATTTTTTCAGGTTTGGATGTATGAGTATTTTGGAGTTGGTCCTCAGGTTCAGGAGGATGTTGACAGCATATATTCGAGGTTTCTTCGTTGGTTGCCCAAATACTGTCTGTCAACACCTTCTAAGCGTTCTTTGGAAGTTTGGTGTGCAATGCTTGACAATTTAACTGTGGTTGATGTGAGCttgtctatttttttcttttgtggggggtttttggtatttgattGTGGTTTGgtcttcttttgattttgggttcTTTGTGATTTTTAGATGTCTTTGATTTTGGGTTCTTTGTGATTTTGGGTTCAAGTGCTGTTTGAATGTGGCCATGGGAGGTACTGGTATCTTGGCGATCAGGTGTTGCCTTAAGTTCAACATGTGTATCCTTCAACAATTCCAGTTCCTCCTTGTCCTTCCATCCGGTTGGCTGACTTTCTAGCTAATGAAGAGATTGCTCGGGCCTGTATTGGCCATGTTGTTTCAGGGATACCTGGgagttattttcaattttttcaaactcAATTACAAGGTAGTCTAGCTGGCATTTCTGTGACATCGGTATTTCCATTCCCTCTTGAAGTCAAATTTTCATCTTGTATGTTTATCCTCCATATCTTGTCCTTGTGACAATATTTGCATGTTGGACTTTTAGGTTTCATCTTTTGAAGAAGAGATTCCTTCTCCTCACCATGCCGGTGGCGCTTCTAGTTCTTTCATGGAAACTTATCCTCATTTTCCTGCATGGCAATATGAGGTGATGAATCCTGATGGCTCATATAGTTCCATGCCTTTGGATAGGCTAGAGCACACCCCAAATGTTCCTTGGCCCAATGCGGTGTGTTCTTGAATCTTTCAATTCCTTGACTTCATTTCTTTTGGATCTCTGAGTTGTTCATGAATTGATGCATTTGTACTTTAGGTCGGTGTTGATCTTATGGAGGAAAGTATGCAGATGATTGGGGGCTTGCAACTGGTGGCTCGTACTTAGTCCTCCCAATATGTGGTCAATGAAGCAAACTGGGTATAAAATGATACTCTCTAAATGTCTCTTGCTTAGAATTTTCTTGATAATGGATCTAACACTTGTGTTTGCTGAATTTCCAGGTGAGCCGATTGGAGCTGGCTAATGCCCAAAGAAGATCCTTGGAGGAAAGGATTAGGGCTCTTGAGCTTGAGAATTGGCAGCATGATCCTCGATTCTATGCAAGTCAAGAAGGAAACACTGAAGGTGGCTCATCTAAATATTTAATATCTTTGTCTTCTCATCACTAATAACAAATGACACAATTATTTTCACAACTCAATAACAATACGTTGTGATTTACatgataaaataatgttgcGCTAACCATGTTGTCCCTCTCGTCAATGGGGGTAGTATGAGCTTGAATTTCTCGCTATAGGCACTCCGGTTCATTTCTCACCATTAGATAAAGTAGGCAAACCTAAACTCAAGACTTAAAAAACCATTGTATCTAGATAATCAATGTTGTCCCAAATCCCAATTTCCTTGGTAtagttcaaaataaattaacttaaaaaaaaaccaaaataaattaacttaaaaaaaaaaaaaaaaccgaagtCTCTGGATTCCACTCCAGATTTAGAGCACAACTCCTAGAATAGAATAGAATCGAATCGAAACTGAAGTTAACTGCCATACGGAACCGCTTCTCTTTACCTTAGCAATAAAATAGACCCCAACACACGCACGCACGCACGCAGAGCAAAACCAAACAGTGACAGTaagtgagagagaaacaaaaacaaaggaaggaaaaaaaaatgtttttcttcttcGCGGGAGGGGTCGAGCAACAAGTCCGGCGAGTGCTGAGATCAGGTGCGGGAAGGTGCATAGTGTGCAAGTCTCCGGCGGATGTGGTGGAGTACGAGAAGGTTCTGAAACTGTTCTTTGTTCCGGTGTGGCGGTGGCCGGGAAAGGAGCCTTCCATGTACTGCAGAAACTGCAACCTCTTCTTCCCTCAGTCCTACTCTCTTCCGCCGCCGCCACGGCCGACCACCGACTCCGCTGTTGCGGAGGTCGACCGCTGCCGTTTTTGTGACCGGCCGGTGGAGCCCGAGTTCAGTTTTTGCCCCTTTTGTGGCTCTGCTCTGTGAGCTTCTTCTGATTCTGCTTTTCTTTTGTATTAGTGGTTGTGTTGTGAGTACGagagggtttagggttttggtaTGGTGCGGTAAGGGTTGTCATTTTTGTTAATGggtatcataaaaaatatatatatatatatatatatatatatatatatatatatatatatatatgatcccTTTTGGATGGGTTCCCAGTTTAATAAAATGTTGTTCCTATTTAGGATTTGAAACTTTTTGTATAATTGTATGCatgatgaatttgaaaattaacaataaaGGGTAAAACTTTTCCTCAATCAAATTCACCTGTGATTACATTGGCCAATAATGTTAAATTAATTGTCTTTGGAAAATATAATACCAATTACATTGGATGATGTCGAGACCTATTCGATTATTAATTCGATAGTTATAACAATAAGGCATTCCAACCCTTCTGTTGAGTGAGTTACAAACCTCTTGCCAACATAGTAATTAAATTTGTATCCAAGTTTTATCAAGGACATACAATTAGATTTGATCTACGAAAACTGTATCAAAGTTTTATTCAATGATGAATAGGGTTAGATTATGGTGAATCTTTTGCTAGTTTCTCACTAACCAAGCACCCAAAACCATTGGCTCATCCATCCGTCGCTCAATTGGCTTAAGATTAAGGTGATATTGCAAGTGGAAAGTGGGTTTGAGTTTTCTCTGTGAATTTGTGATATATCACTCAAATCTCTCAAAGATGCAGTTGAAATTTTGGAAAGCTGAGTTGAAGATGGAAAAGTGACACATGCGAATTAAAATCTGTAGAATCTTTCCAAGTCTCAAATGGGAAAAAGGTTACATCAGATCTTATTGGGGATCACATTCTAAACACCAGCGTCCAAGACCAGAAATCAATCTTCACTTCATTGTggtgaaaaattgaaaagacggttaaaaaataaaaataaaaatggatttg
This genomic interval carries:
- the LOC142621117 gene encoding uncharacterized protein LOC142621117, translated to MFFFFAGGVEQQVRRVLRSGAGRCIVCKSPADVVEYEKVLKLFFVPVWRWPGKEPSMYCRNCNLFFPQSYSLPPPPRPTTDSAVAEVDRCRFCDRPVEPEFSFCPFCGSAL